A stretch of DNA from Candidatus Methylomirabilota bacterium:
CCGGACTTGTGCTAAAGAGGGGCTGTGCCGTGGCTGGTGGTGCACGAAGAGGGCGAAGCCCCGCGGGTCCTGGAGATCGTGCGGCCGCCGTTTCGGATCGGCCGCCGGGCGGGCAACGACCTGATCCTGGCTGACGCGGGGGTCTCCCGCGCGCACAGTCTGATCGACCGCTATGGCCAGGGCTGGCACCTCGTCGACCTCGGCGGGGCGAACGGCACCTACCTGAACGGCCGGCGGCTCGCCACGAACCAGACCGAGCGGCTCCACCCGGGGGACGAAATCGGGGTGGGCGGGGTCAGCATCCACTTCTTCGAGAAGCCGCCGGACACCGCCCTGGTCGCTCCGCCGCCGTCCGACGAGACCACCGACCGGACGCGGGTCACGCTCTCGCGCGCCCCCGACTTCGTCCGGTCACTCGACCAGGTCGCGCTCCCGCGGAGCGTCGAGTACTTCACGGTCCTCCACGAGCTGGCCAAGCTCCTGCTGGCCGCCCGCGAGCTGCGGGAGATCGGTCAGACGGCCCTGGACCTGCTCTTCCGCGTGTTGCCGGTCGAGCGCGCAGCGATCGCGCTCTCCACTCCGGATGGTTCGCTGGCCACCCTGGTGGAGCGCACGCAAAAGGGCAACGCCCAGGTGGCGATCAGCCACACGATCAGCAGCTGGGTTCTGCGGGAGCGGGTCGCCGTCATCACGTCCGACGCCCGCCACGATCCCCGGTTCCAGCGGGGCGAGAGCATCCACGTGTACAACGTCCGCTCCGCGATGTGCGTGCCGCTCTGGTCGGCCACGGATACCCTGGGGGTGCTCTACCTGGACAACCTCTTCGACGCCCACGCTTTCACCGAGGAGGAGCTCGAGCTGGTGACCGCGGTCGCCAACCAGGTGGCGATCGGCATGCGCCAGATCCGTCTCGTCGAGCAGATCCGCGACGAGGCGATCATCCGCGCGAACCTCTCCGGCTACCATTCCCCCGACGTGGTCGAGATGATCCTGCGGCACTCCCGCCAGGGCCGGAGCCTGGGGATCGAGGTCACCGAAGAGGTCGTGACCGTCCTCTTCGGCGACATCTGCGGCTTCACTCCGCTGTCCGAGCGGCTCTCGGCCGCCGAGCTGGCGGCCCTCCTCAACGTGTTCTTCGACCGGATGACGCGGGCGATTTTCGACTTCAAGGGCTCCGTCAACAAGTACATCGGCGACGCCATCATGGCGATCTTCGGGGCCCCGCTCCCGATGGGGAACCACGCCGAGCAGGCCGTGGGGGCGGCCCTCCGCATGCAGGCGGAGGCCCGGGCCGTCCAGGAGACGCTCCCGGCCGACCGTCGCTTCCAGGTGCGGATCGGCGTCAATACCGGCCGGGTGGTCGTCGGCAACATCGGCTCGCCCCAGCGCATGGAGTTCACGGTGCTGGGCGACACCGTGAACGTGGCCCAGCGGCTCGAGTCCATCTGCGAGCCCGGCCGGGTGTTCGTCGGCGAGGAAACCTACCTCGAGACGCGCGAGCTCTTCCGCTATCGGGGCCTCGGGGAGGTGGCGCTCAAGGGCAAGCAGCAGCACACGCGCGCCTACGAAGTCCTCGCCTGACCCGGGGCGCCTCGCCCGCAGGCCGGGGAGGGTCCCTCCGCGTCACCCGAGGAGCGCCGGCAGCGGCGGAAAGGTCGCCCCGGGATGCGCGGCGACGCGCCCGAGCCACTCCGCCAGGAACTCCCAGAACGCCTCGTCCATGTCGCGGTGGTGCGTGAGGAGGCCGGTCGCCTCGTTGGCGTCCGCGCGGCCCCTCCGCCGATCGGCGAGGTGCGCCCGGAGGCCGTCCAGCGTCGCCGCGGCGCCGGCGAAGCGCTTGG
This window harbors:
- a CDS encoding adenylate/guanylate cyclase domain-containing protein — its product is MPWLVVHEEGEAPRVLEIVRPPFRIGRRAGNDLILADAGVSRAHSLIDRYGQGWHLVDLGGANGTYLNGRRLATNQTERLHPGDEIGVGGVSIHFFEKPPDTALVAPPPSDETTDRTRVTLSRAPDFVRSLDQVALPRSVEYFTVLHELAKLLLAARELREIGQTALDLLFRVLPVERAAIALSTPDGSLATLVERTQKGNAQVAISHTISSWVLRERVAVITSDARHDPRFQRGESIHVYNVRSAMCVPLWSATDTLGVLYLDNLFDAHAFTEEELELVTAVANQVAIGMRQIRLVEQIRDEAIIRANLSGYHSPDVVEMILRHSRQGRSLGIEVTEEVVTVLFGDICGFTPLSERLSAAELAALLNVFFDRMTRAIFDFKGSVNKYIGDAIMAIFGAPLPMGNHAEQAVGAALRMQAEARAVQETLPADRRFQVRIGVNTGRVVVGNIGSPQRMEFTVLGDTVNVAQRLESICEPGRVFVGEETYLETRELFRYRGLGEVALKGKQQHTRAYEVLA